The Deinococcus detaillensis genome includes the window CTCCGTTACCGGCAGCGGCTGGATATGCACCGCGCCGCCGGTCAGGGCCGCCCGCCAAAGGTGCTCGGGCGCGTCAGGACTCCGCAGAGCCATCACCAGACTGACCGGATCGTAATGAGCGGTGAGCAGCGGCGCGGTGGCTTCCTCGCGGTTTTGGCGCAGGGTAATCAACGCCGCCTCCACGTCGAAGAACGTCTCGAAATGCGGTTTATTGCGCCCGTCGCTCTCGCTGTAGCTTAAACTGGAAAAGTCCGGCCAGTAGCGCGACACCTGCACCTTTCGGATGACCGGTAACACCCCGCCGAAATCGGTTTGCACCCGCGTTTGGTAGCCCACGCCCTGAGCGCCGAACTTCTCCGGCTGGGTTTGCCAGATTTGCTCCCCGGCAAAGCGCCCGCCCAAGGTGAGTGTCAGGCGCAGCGACTCGCTGCCCAACCAGCGGGGACGCTCAGCAGGGGGCGCGGCCTGAATCACTGAATCAGATTCCAGAAGCTCTCGCCGGGGCCGTTCCACTTGACGTTCAGGGCCTCGGCCACCGTCGCGCCGATGTCGGCAAAGGTTTGGCGGTCGCCCAGATGCACCCCAGCACCTTTGCCGGCTGGTCGGTAGGCCAGCAGCAAGCCGTGTTCGCGGGTGTGGTCGGTGCCGGGCCAAGTCGGGTCGTTGCCGTGATCGGAAATCAGCAGCAAGCAGCCATCGGCGGGCACTTCGGCCAAGAGTTGCGGCAGGGCGTCGTCAAAGGCCCGCAGCGCCTGTGCGTAGCCGTGCGGGTCACGGCGGTGGCCATATTTGCTGTCGAAGTCCACCAAGTTGGTGAAGACCAAACCGTTAAAATCTTGGTGCATCCGGGCCACCGTTTTGCGAATGCCGTCGGCGTTGTCGTCGGTGTGGTGCTCTTCGGTAAAGCCCTGATGGTCGTAGATGTCGGGAATTTTACCGATGCCGATTACGTCTTTGCCGGCGTCCTTGAGGGCGTCCAGCACTGTGCGGGGCGGAGTCAGCGAGAAGTCGCGGCGCAGTTCACCGGCCCGCTCGAAGGGATATTCGCCCCGGAAGGGACGGGCGATCACGCGGGCCACTGCGTATTCGCCCTGCAAAATCTCGCGGGCGGCCTGACACCAGGCATAAAGGGTTTCAATCGGCACTTTGTCGAGGTGGGCGGCGATTTGAAACACGCTGTCACCAGAGGTGTAAACAATCGGGTCGCCGGTTTTGAGGTGCTCGGGGCCGTAATCTTTGATGACCTCGGTGCCGCTGTAAGGCTTGTTGCACAGGTAGCCGGTGCCGGTGGCCGCCGTGAACTGATTCATCACAGCGCTGGGAAAGCCGTTTGGAAAGATTTGGAAAGCGTGTTCGAGCTGCACGCCCATAAATTCCCAGTGACCGGTGGAGGTGTCTTTGCCGGGACTGACTTCCCTAAGCCGGCCAAAGCTGCCGCTGGCCTGCGTTGGAGCAGGGGTGGCGAGTTCAAGGGTGGGAACTTGGCCCAAACCCAGCGCGGCGAGGTTGGGCAGCTCTACGCCGCTGGCCTTGAGGGTGTGGTTGAGGGTGTGCGATCCCACGTCGCCAAACGCCTGCGCGTCGGGCAGCTCGCCCGCGCCTACCGAGTCCAGCACGATGATGGTAAATTTCATGCAGACAGTTTAGAGCATTGTCCGGGGCGCAAAAGGCCACGACGCTTGGTGAACGCGCTCACCGCCCTCAATTTTGGCCGTGCTAGGCTGTGCCGCGTGACCGCTGCCGCTCCCCAAGTTGACCTTCACTTTCCCGCCAATGGACAAACCGATTTCGAGGCGAGAGGCCTCAGCAAAACCTACGGCCGCCGCCAGGTCGTGCGCGGCGTGGATTTGCGCGTCACGCGCGGCGAAATCGTGGCGCTGTTCGGCCCCAACGGCGCGGGCAAAACCACCACTTTTTACATGATGGTCGGCTTCGTGCGCCCCGGCGGAGGCCGCATCACCTTGTCGGGTCAAGACGTTACGCGGCTGCCGATGCACCAACGCGCCCGGCGCGGGATCGGCTACTTGCCGCAGGAACCCAGCGCTTTTCGCAAGATGAGCGCCCGCGATAATTTGCTGGCGATTTTGGAATATCAAAACCTCAGCAAAGCGGAGCAAGAAAAGCGGGCCGACAGCTTGCTGGAAGAGTTTGGCCTGACCCACTTGGCGGCTTCGCAGGCCTATCAGTTGTCGGGCGGGGAGCGCCGGCGCTTGGAGCTGGCCCGAGCCCTGACCACCGATCCTGATTTTTTACTGCTGGACGAGCCGTTTACTGGCGTCGATCCCAAAAGCATCCGTGAAATTCAGCGCTTGATCCGTGAGTTGCGTGACCGGCGCGGCATCGGGGTGTTTATCACCGACCACAACGTCCGCGAAACCATTGCGCTGTGTGACCGGGTGTATTTGATGTATGACGGCGAAGTTAAATTTGAAGGCACGCCCGCCGCCTTTGCCCAAGATATCGACGCCCGTAACCACTACCTCGGCGACGACTTCGAGCTGTAAGGACTAAGGCAAAGGCGTGCTACTCGGCTTTCTGATTTTTGTGGTGCTGCTGTCGGGCTTGGTGGCCTACAGCGCCGATACCATTGCCCGCAAAGCCGGGCGCAAACACCTGCGCCTCTTCGGACTGCGGCCCAAGACCACCGCGCTGATCGTGGCAGTGGCCTCGGGCATGGGCATTAGCTTGGCCTCGGTGCTGGCGTTTGGGCTGATTAACCGCAGCGCGATCAACAACATCGTTCAGGCCGACAAACTGCGGGTGGAACTCAAGCAGCTCAAAAAAGACGTGAGCGCCACCACCGCCGACCTCACGGTGGCCGAGCAGGAGCGCGACGCCGCCAATGCCCGCGTGCGCCAGTCCAAAGGGGAAACCGCCGCGGCGCTGGCCGACCTTACGGGCGCTGAAGACAAGCTCAAAACGACCCAAGCCGCCCGCAGCAAGCTGCAAAGCGAAGTCAGCGGCTTGCAGGGCCGAGTGACCGAACTGGCAAACCTCAAACGTGACCTCGAAGCGCAGGCCGCCAAAAACCGTCAGGCGCTGAGCAACTCGCAGCGAGCCCTCGAAGACAGCCGCCAGCGCGAACTGGCTCAAGCGGCACGGGCGAATTTGCTCGGTACACAGATCGTCGACCTCGACAGGCGCAGCGCTTCAGCTCAGCAAGACGCCAAAACGGCTCAGGCCCAAGCGGAAGCATTTCAGGGCCAAGTGCAGGCGCTGCAAGACCAAACCAAGACGCTTGAGGCCAGCCGTGCCAAAGTCGGGACGCAGCTCCAAGCGGCTCAGCAAAGCCGCGATCAAGCGACGCGCGAACTCGGCGCGTTGCGAGAAGAGCGGCAAACCCTCTTGGCCGGAAGGGACGCGGCACTTTCACAGCGAAATGTGGCCAATGCCTTGCGCGACCAAGCCAACGTGGAGCGCAATAAGGCCACAGTGGAGCGGAACAAAGCGGCGGCGGAGCGCGACCTCGCCAACCAAGCCCGCACGGCGGCCACCAAGACCCTCAATCAGGCACTCAGCGCCCGCGACAGCGCTTTGCAGGCCCGCGATTTGGCGCAGGCCCAGCGCGAAAGCCTCGCCGCCGAGCGCGACCAACTGCTTAAGCAGCGCAGCAACCTGACAGCCCAGCGCGACGCGGCCGCCCAAGACCTGAGCAGTATCCGCCGCGAGCTGAGCACTTTGCAAAACATGATTGGCACTTTAGACAGCCAGCGCCAAAATCTGAGCGCCGCCAACGACACCCTTAAAAACAGTCTCAGCAGCGCCCAAGCCAACTTGTCCAAGCTCGAAGTCGACTATTCACGCACCAACAGCGAACTGAGCGCCAACCGCAACACCGATCTTATTTACAGCCGCAACGACCTGGTGTATGCCGGCGTGGTGGCCAGCGTCCGCAACGTGCCGGACTTTTTGAAAGCTGCCGCCACCGCCGCCCAGAAGCAGGGCGCTCGCGGCACCCCCGCCGCGCGGCTTTCGCCGGATGCCCGCGCCCAACTCGACACCAAACTACGCGGCCTGAACACCAACACCTTCGTACAGTGCCGCGCCGCCGTCAACGTCGCTACCGGCTTTCCGGTCGACCTCAACTGTGACGCCAAGCCTCAGACCGTGCTGTTTCGGCGCGGTCAGGTTATCCGCCAGGTCAGCATCAACTTGCAGCGCGGCACCGACAACCTCAGCTCGCAGCTCACCGATTTGATCCGCGATACGGTCTTTGATCTGACCTCCAAAGGCGTGCCGCTGGAATACATCAACGATCTGGGCCTGAGTGACAGCGAACGCCTCGACGTACTGGGCAAACTCGGCGCTCAGAGCGGTGCGAGCGCGGTGGTGGGCCTAGCCGCCCGCGACGACATCCGCCCCGGCGTGCCGGTGGATTTGTATCCGGTGTTGAAGTAGGGGAAGGAGAGGTGATACTGAGCTGTATTGATAGGCTTCCGAATGCCGCTCTAACTCCGTAAAACCAAAAAAGCGCCCCACCACTTTCGGCGGGGCGCTTTGGTCGCTTAATTTACTTGATGTTGCCGTTGATCTCTTTGACGGCACCGTCCAAGATGCTGGTGTAGTTCGGGTTGGCTTTCTGCACGCTCTGGGCCACGGCGTTGCTCCAAGGCCCCCACACCGCGCTCATTTGCGGCACGTTGGGCATCGGGGTTCCGGCGCTGATGGACTTGCCGAAACCTGCCACCACGGGGTCACTCTTGAGCTTGACACGGGCCGACAAGCTCACCGGGATGCGTCCACCGGCTTTGTTGAAGGCCACCTGAGCGTCGCCGCTCACCAGCGCTTTGGCAAACTGCGCCGCCGCCACTTTGTTTTTGCCGTAGGCGTTCATCATTACGCCCTGCACGCCGACGAACGGCGACCACTTGCCGGTGGCTCCGGTGGGCGTAGGCAGCGCAGCGATGCCGTAATCGATGTTGGCTTTCTTGATGTCGGCCATGTCCCAGGGCCCGGTCAGCAGCATGGCGAGGCGGCCCTGCACAAAAGCGTCTTTGGCCACGCCGCCGTCCACGCCTTCGGGCACCAGGTTGTACTTGTAGCGCAAGTCGTTGAGCATCGCCGCCGCTTTGTCGGAACCGGCGTTGGATAACCCCACGTCCTTGACGTTGACGGTGCCGCCAGTGGTTTTGAAGACGTAGCCGCCGTAAGCGCTGAAAATGCCGTAGTTCATGTAAGCGTTGGAAAGGTCAACCAGGAAGCCGAACTTGCCGCTGCCGGTGTTGGCCTGCGCCGCCTTGATAAAGCCGTCCCAGGTGCTGGGCACGCCATTGGGGAGGATTTTTTTGTTGTAGACCACTGCGACGGACTCGGCGAACATCGGCAAGCCGAAGAGTTTGCCTTGGTAGGTCATGGCGCTCACGGCCGTTTTGTCGAGGTCGCTCTTGGAAGTGACGTACTTGTCCATCGGCTCGATCACTCCGGCGGCGGCGAGTTGGCCGAGGCGGTCTTGCGGCAACGTCACCACCAAATCTGGGCCTTGGCCCTTGGGAGCGCTCTGAATCATCTTGTCGGGCAGTTGGTCAAACGGCACGCTGACGATTTGCACCGCGTTGCCGCTGGTCTTGGTGTAGGCGGCGGCTTGTGCTTTGAGCCAGGTCAGTTCGCTGTCGCCAAAGTGAGTCCAGACGGTGAGGCTGGCCGCAGAAGCGCTGCTCAGCAGGGACAGAGAAACGATGGTCAGGGCCGACTTAAACACTTTTTTCATAAATCTCCTCGGGGGCGGATGAACCGCTTCCAGTTTGTTTGTCTCTTTCTGCGCTCTGAAAATGAGAGCAGCGCAGCACTTCAGCGGAGCAGAAAAACGTTAGAAAAAGAATTGTTGTTCGGCAAGCAGTATACGCCTGCTGCTGGGGCGAAGGCAACGCTTGTAAGCCCCCAAAAGCCCATTAGGCCCCCAGCCGTGTGCGGGCAGGTACAATTGCAGGCGTGATCTTGAACACTTTACTCGCCCTGGTCTTCGCTTATTTGCTGGGAGCCTTGCCGGCCGCCGCCTGGATCGCGCGTTCACGCGGCATTGACATCCGCACGGTCGGTTCCGGCAACGCTGGAGCCACCAATGTGCAGCGCACCCTCGGCTGGGGGCCAGGCTTGGCGGTGGCGCTTTTCGACGTTTTCAAAGGCGCGGCTGCTGTCTGGCTGGCCCGCTGGCTGGGTCTGCTGCCCGAATGGGCGGCGATGTGCGGCGCTCTGTCCATTCTGGGCCACAACTACAGCCCCTTCTTGGGCTTTAGGGGCGGCAAAGGCGTGGCCACCAGCTTCGGCACCATCGTGGCGATTGACCCGTTGGTCGGCTTATGCGTCGTTATTCTGGGCGTTTTCACGGTGGCCATCACCCGCTACGTTTCGGCAGGCAGCATGATCGGCGGCGCGGTGGCCGTCACCACTGCTTTCGCTTTGGGCCGCCCGTGGTGGGAAGTGATTTTACTGCTGCTGCTGTGCGTTTTGGCAATCTGGCAACACCGCGAGAACATCAAGCGGCTGCAAGCGGGCACCGAGCGGCACATCGGCAAAAAGGGCGGAGCGGCAAGCTGAATCAGCTCCGTGCTTCGACTTCCACCTGCGCTTTTTCCCAGTGCTCCATGCGGGTCAGGAGTCGCTCCTCCAGCTCGGCGGCCTGTTGTCCCAGTGCGGCAAAGTCAGCGGTAGGAGAGGCGTGGGCCAGCGCATTCTGGGCTTCGTCAAGTTGAGCTTCCAACTGGGCGACTTCCACCTCTAAGCGCTCCACCTCGCGCTTGAGGTGCCACAGGCCCTTGCCTTTGGGATTGGCCGGATTTTGCCTCACGGGCGCGGCCTTGGCTTCCGCTTCTTTTTCAGCGGGGCGGTGCTTTTCGCGGTAATACTGCCAGCCGCCGGGGTACTCGTAAAACTGGCCGTCTTCGAGGAGCCAGATGCGGTCGGCCAGATGCTCGATGAGGCGTCTATCGTGGCTGACCATCAGTAGCGTGCCGCCAAAATCGTCGAGCGCTCCCTCCAGACTTTCGAGCATCTCCATATCGAGGTGATTGGTCGGCTCGTCGAGCACCAAGAAGTTGTGGTCTTCCTGGGCCAGCTTGAGGAGCGCCAGCCGCGCCCGCTCGCCGCCCGACAGCACTTTTACGGATTTGTCGTGGCTCAGGTACGGAAACATATAGGTGCCCAGCAAATCGTGGGCCTCGGCGTCTTTTTCGACGTATTCGCGGGCCTCATGGTAAAGGGTGCTGCTTTCGTCCACGCCCCTGAGCTGCTGATCGTAGTAGCCCACCGTGACTCTGGCTCCGGTGCGGCTCTCACCCCTCGGATCGTCGCTGGGCATCAGGCCGAGCAGCACCCGGAAGAACGTGGTTTTGCCCGCACCGTTGCGGCCAACCAGCGCCACCCGCTCGCCCTGGCGAATTTGCACCTGAACATTTTCAAAGAGGGTTCGCCCGGCCAGGCGCTTGGTGAGGTGGCGGGCGTCGAGGATGATGTCACCGCTGGGCGGAGCGTGAAAGAGAATCCGGGCGGTACGCTCGGCTCTGGGCGGAGCGCTGGCCGCCGACTTCTTGAGGCGCTCCAAGCGGGTTTCCATACTGCTGGCGCGGCGGGCCAACTTGGACATACCCAGCCCCCAGATTTTCATGCGGGCCGCCGACGCGGCGAGGGTGGCCACCTTTTTGGCGTCTTGCTCGGCGCGGGCCTGCTGGCGCATGAGTTCTTCGTCGAGGAGGGTGCGGAAGGCGCTGTAGCCCGCTGGATAGACTTTGACTTCACCGCGCCACAGGTGAGCGGTTTCGTTGGTGGCGGCGTCAAGAAACGCCCGGTCGTGGCTGATGACCAGCACCGCGCCCGGATAGCGTGACAAAAACGCTTCCAGCCACTCCACCATCACGATGTCGAGGTGGTTTGTAGGCTCGTCGAGCAGCAAGACATCGGGATTTTCAACCAGCAGCGCGGCCAAGCCCAGCCGGGTGCGCTCACCGCCGGAGAGCTTGGACGTGGCGTCGTGTTCGCGGCCCCGGAAGCCGAAAGCCAGCGTCACGGCGTCTTTGCGCGAGCGGCGCTCGAAGCCGCCCCGCCGGGCGTAGTGTTCGAGCAGTTCGGCGTGGTGCTGAATGCTCTCGGGCGTGCCGAGATGCATCGCGGCGGCAGCTTCTTCCAACTCGGCTTCGAGGGCGTCGAGTTCGTGAAACGCCGCTTCCATCACGCTCGACACGGTGCTATCCGGCGGGAAGCTGGGGTCTTGGGTCAGGTTGCCCACCCGCACCCCGGGAAAAATCCGGATGGTTCCAGCGTCGGCTTTCTCCGCGCCGAGCAGCAGCCGCAGCAAAGTGCTTTTGCCTGCACCGTTGCGGCCCACCAGGCCGATGCGGTCACCGGGATTGATCTGCAAACTGACATTGGTCAGCACCGGCTGAGCGCCGTAATCTTTTTGAACATCTTCTAAAGCGAGCAGCACGGCGTAAAGTATGACATGGCCGCGTGGGAATACCCACCCCGACTTCAGTCAGTGACCAAATAAGCCCAATCGGTGGGAGCCTTCCCCAGCCCGGAACGGACATTACTGGCGCACTCAGCCGCCCCGGCCCCCCAAAGCACAAAGCTGCGAACTCTCTTCACCCACAGGATTTTAATCTTGAGCAAAACGAGACGGTTAGGCAGCCCACCCGCCTGCATCACCTGTCCACTTCTTCATCGTCAGCGCTCACCCCACCTTGTAAAGTCAGCGCCGGAACACGGAGGCCGCTAAACTGTGGATGTGCGTTTGTTAATTTTTCTTCTTTTTGATTTGATCCTTCTGCTCCCCGAGACAGCCAGCGCTGAAACGGGAGCGCCGCCGACGCTGCAAAAGGTCAGCGGCAGTGTCGAGAGCCTCAGCAGCACTTGGCAAGCCGCCGTGACTGACCAACCCGTTAAGCAGGCGCTACGAATCGGGGTGGGGCGGGCGCAGTTGCAAAGCGCGGGTGGGCAAGTCTTGGCATCAAGCGGGTCAGCGCTGCGGATTTATCAAAATGAACCGGACTTCCAAACGGGGAAGTTTTATTTGACTGGCCAAGTCAGCTTCTTCAGTCAAAAAGCTCACCTCTCGGCAGCCGGCCAAGTGCGCGTGGACGTGACGGCACCGACCCGCCGGGTGGCGGTGATCGCTGGCAAGGCCCGCATCTCGGTGGGCAGCAAGCTCTACACCCTCGGGGCCGGTCAGCAGTACGATTTCGGCACGCAGAAGATCACGGCTTTTGCTGAGCGCGACGCTTGGTACCGCTCGCAGTTCAGCGGCGAAGGCGAAGCGGTCATTGAAGCCGCCACCGGGCCAGTCAGCATTCAAGACGCGCCCGCTCCCAACGCCAGCGCCGCGCCGGTTAAGCGCCCAGTCAAGCTCGGTGAAAAGCTCAACGTCGGCCAGCAGTTGCTGACGGGCGCTTCAGCGTGGGCCGAAATCGGCTTTACCGGCGGCGGCTATCTGCGCCTCCAGCCCCAGAGCGCTCTGAGCGTGCTGAGCATTGACCAAATCGTTGACCGTACGGGCCGGACCAAGCGCCAAGTGGTACTGAAACTGCTGCGCGGCAGCGCTTGGAATGTGGTGGCCAAGCGGCAGGGCGGCTACGAAATCACCACCCCGATTATTACCACGGCGGTGCGCGGCACAGTCTTCCGGGTGGATGACAGCGGCCTCGTGAAAGTCTTTGACGGCCAAGTCGAGCTGCCCAGCAGCGCGGGCTTGCTGCTGCTCAGGGGCCAGCAGCGCACCGCTGCCGGAGAAGTGCAGCCGCTCGTCACCGACGCGGCGGACGCCGCCAACCTCGCGCTCGATACTCAGCGCTCAGGGCCGATTCAACTCGACTTGAGCTTGGCACCGAGTTTGCTGGATTTGGCGCTGGTCGTCCGCAGCCAGCCAGAGAATCGCCTGAGCGTGCAGGTGGCGGGGCGCGACCTTCCCATGATTGGCGACGCCGAGGGCAATTTCAAGCTGCAAGGCGGCGATAGATTGCAAGGCCGCTTGCCCGAAGGCCGCTACGACGTGACCATCCGCGCAGAGCGCGGCGGCCGCCAAAAAACGATTAGCCGCGTCCTGCTGATTGACCGCACCCCACCCCTGCTGCTCGGTGTCCAATCGAGCCGGGCGGGACGGTTGATCCGCTTGAGCGGCCAGATTCAGGATGTGTCCGGCACGGTTGTGCTGAGCGCACAAGTCGGTGGGCGCAGCTACGCCCGCACCCTACGCCTGCCGCAGCAAGCCGACTTCGATTGGACGCTGCCGCTGCCGACACCCGGCGCAGCGGTGACGCTTCAGGCCCGCGACACTGCTGGCAATCTTCGCCGGGTCGAATTCAGTGCCGGCGCTGCGGGCGAGGGCGGTGTGGGTTATGCCGCGCCCTGAGCGCCGCGCTGTTCTCGCTCCACTGGCCGCGCTCCTCGCCGTGGGGCTGCTGATGGGCTTTCCAGAAAATGTGCGGCTGTGGAGCGTCCTTGACCGCACGTTCACCCGTCCCCCAGACCCCAGAGTGGTGGTGGTGGGCATCGACGACGCCTCGCTGCGCGATTACGGCCGGCTGAGCGATTGGAACCGCGACCTCTACGCCCGCGCCCTCGGCACCCTGCGCCAAGCCGGAGCCAAAGCAGTGGGGTTTGACATCTTGTTCGGCGCTCCAGCGGCGGGCGACGCCTCTTTGTCGGCTGCTGTGGGTCAGGGCGGGGTGGTGCTGGCCAGCAGTCCACAACTGCCGCAGGGTGCCCGCGCTTGGAAAGCCCTGTACGGCGTGGCCAGCCTCAATATCGAAGGCGGAGCGGTCAGCCGCTTTCAAACCGCTTACCAAAGTACGGACGGTCAGCTTTGGCCCAGCTTCAGCGCACAGCTTGCTCGGCTGGCAGGAATCAGTCGGACACTCGACACGAGTAAGCAACTGCTGCGCTCACTGCCTGCCGACTCAGGGACGCTGCCTGTCTACTCATTTCGGGACGTGGTGGGCGGCAATGTGGCGTTTTCCGAGTTGCAGGGCAAGGTCGTGCTGATCGGCTTAACGGCCAGCAGCGTTCCCGGCACCACTTTTCCTGATTCACGCCTCGATCCGGTGCCGGGCGTGATCTTGCAAGCGGGGGCCGTCTCGTCGCTGCTGGGTGAGCCGCTGAGAAGCGTGCCGTTTTGGCTCAGCGCCCTGATCTGCGCGGCGCTGGCGGCCTCAGCAGTCTGGCTGGGCGATATCTGGGGCTTTGGACTGGCGCTGGTGGGAGTGGGCCTGAGCGTGCCGCTGTTTTTAGGCAACTGGCTGTTTCCCGGCACTGCCGCTTCACTCTCGGCCATTATTGGCACCGCTTTTGTGGCGGGCGGGCGGTTCTGGACGCTGCGCCGCTTCAAGACCCTCGACCCGCTGACCAGACTGGGCAACCGGCTGGCTTTTACCCGCGCCGCCGAGAACCGCTGGAACCAAAGAGCGGCGCGGCCACTGGGCCTGCTGCTGATTGATCTGGGCGGCTTCCGGCGCGTCAACGAGATGTATGGCCGCGCGGCGGGCGACGAAGTGCTGCGCCGGGTCGCCGAGGTGCTGCGGCAAGGGCGCACGCGGCGCGACATGGTGTTCCGCTGGGGAGCCAGCGAGTTCGCGGTGTTGACTGAACCGGCCGGCCCAGATTTGACGCCGCTGGCCCGGCAGCTTCAAAGCGCTTTGGCCGGCACCAGCTACAAAGACATTGCGCTGCGGGTCAGCGTGGGGCAGGCCGTCAGCACGCCGCAGATGAGTCAGCCGAGCGAACTGATCGAGCAAGCCTCTCAAAACCGTTACCGCATGAAGTACCAGCTCGAAGAGTAGTCGGAAACTTTTACGGCAAACGCCGGTCACTGCTGTGGCCCGGCTTGGCTTTTTGGTCAGGGTGCACAAAATGCACGGCGTGGTTGGCGGCCAGCGCGGCTTGAGCGAGGCCCACACTCAAGAGCTTGAATTCGCCGCCCGTCAAGCTGACATCACCTGCCACGAAGACGCCGGGCAACGCCGTGCGCTGAGCCGTGTCCGCCGGAATGTACTCGCCCTGCCAGCCCAGCGGCCAGCTTTGCAGCGGCGTCAAATCTGGCAAGTGGCCGTTCAGGACAACCACCGTATCAGCGGCGACATGCTGCGGCCCGTCTCCCCTGTCCAGCCACGCGCCGGTTGCGTCTAAGCGGCTGAGTTCGGCGGGCGCGTAGATATGCAGTTGCCCACTCTGCCGCAGGCTTTGGAGTTGCGCGAGCTGGGCAGGACTGCCGCGAAATAGGGCGCGGCGGTGCGTCAGGCTCACCCGTGCGCCGCTGGTTGAGAGCTTCAAAGTCGCCTCCACCGCTTGAGGCACGCCGCCCACGATCAAGACCCGCTGGCCCCCCAGCGTTTGCGGATCAGGCGGCAAAGTCCGCAGATCAGGATGCACGCCGCTGAGCTGAACATCACGCGGCAGCAGCGCCCCCAGCCCCGCCGCCACGATCACGGCGCGGGCCGGATAACTGCCCTTTTGGGTTGCGACTGTCCAGCCTTGGGGAGTCTGGGTGAGCTGTTGAGCGACCTCGCCGAAGCGGAAATTAGGCTTGAAGGGAGCGAGCTGGGCGGCAAGTGCGGTGACAATCTCAGCGGCGCGGATAGCCGGGAGGCCGGGCCAGTCATACACCACTTTGTCTGGGTAGAGGGCGCTGAGCTGGCCGCCGATTTCAGGCTGGGCTTCCAAAAGGCGCACGCTGAGGCCGCGCAGCCCCGCGTAAAAGGCCGCGTGAAGACCCACCGGCCCCGCGCCGATAATCAGCAGGTCGGTGGGTGA containing:
- the plsY gene encoding glycerol-3-phosphate 1-O-acyltransferase PlsY encodes the protein MILNTLLALVFAYLLGALPAAAWIARSRGIDIRTVGSGNAGATNVQRTLGWGPGLAVALFDVFKGAAAVWLARWLGLLPEWAAMCGALSILGHNYSPFLGFRGGKGVATSFGTIVAIDPLVGLCVVILGVFTVAITRYVSAGSMIGGAVAVTTAFALGRPWWEVILLLLLCVLAIWQHRENIKRLQAGTERHIGKKGGAAS
- a CDS encoding phosphopentomutase, with product MKFTIIVLDSVGAGELPDAQAFGDVGSHTLNHTLKASGVELPNLAALGLGQVPTLELATPAPTQASGSFGRLREVSPGKDTSTGHWEFMGVQLEHAFQIFPNGFPSAVMNQFTAATGTGYLCNKPYSGTEVIKDYGPEHLKTGDPIVYTSGDSVFQIAAHLDKVPIETLYAWCQAAREILQGEYAVARVIARPFRGEYPFERAGELRRDFSLTPPRTVLDALKDAGKDVIGIGKIPDIYDHQGFTEEHHTDDNADGIRKTVARMHQDFNGLVFTNLVDFDSKYGHRRDPHGYAQALRAFDDALPQLLAEVPADGCLLLISDHGNDPTWPGTDHTREHGLLLAYRPAGKGAGVHLGDRQTFADIGATVAEALNVKWNGPGESFWNLIQ
- a CDS encoding DUF3084 domain-containing protein, with product MLLGFLIFVVLLSGLVAYSADTIARKAGRKHLRLFGLRPKTTALIVAVASGMGISLASVLAFGLINRSAINNIVQADKLRVELKQLKKDVSATTADLTVAEQERDAANARVRQSKGETAAALADLTGAEDKLKTTQAARSKLQSEVSGLQGRVTELANLKRDLEAQAAKNRQALSNSQRALEDSRQRELAQAARANLLGTQIVDLDRRSASAQQDAKTAQAQAEAFQGQVQALQDQTKTLEASRAKVGTQLQAAQQSRDQATRELGALREERQTLLAGRDAALSQRNVANALRDQANVERNKATVERNKAAAERDLANQARTAATKTLNQALSARDSALQARDLAQAQRESLAAERDQLLKQRSNLTAQRDAAAQDLSSIRRELSTLQNMIGTLDSQRQNLSAANDTLKNSLSSAQANLSKLEVDYSRTNSELSANRNTDLIYSRNDLVYAGVVASVRNVPDFLKAAATAAQKQGARGTPAARLSPDARAQLDTKLRGLNTNTFVQCRAAVNVATGFPVDLNCDAKPQTVLFRRGQVIRQVSINLQRGTDNLSSQLTDLIRDTVFDLTSKGVPLEYINDLGLSDSERLDVLGKLGAQSGASAVVGLAARDDIRPGVPVDLYPVLK
- a CDS encoding sugar ABC transporter substrate-binding protein; protein product: MKKVFKSALTIVSLSLLSSASAASLTVWTHFGDSELTWLKAQAAAYTKTSGNAVQIVSVPFDQLPDKMIQSAPKGQGPDLVVTLPQDRLGQLAAAGVIEPMDKYVTSKSDLDKTAVSAMTYQGKLFGLPMFAESVAVVYNKKILPNGVPSTWDGFIKAAQANTGSGKFGFLVDLSNAYMNYGIFSAYGGYVFKTTGGTVNVKDVGLSNAGSDKAAAMLNDLRYKYNLVPEGVDGGVAKDAFVQGRLAMLLTGPWDMADIKKANIDYGIAALPTPTGATGKWSPFVGVQGVMMNAYGKNKVAAAQFAKALVSGDAQVAFNKAGGRIPVSLSARVKLKSDPVVAGFGKSISAGTPMPNVPQMSAVWGPWSNAVAQSVQKANPNYTSILDGAVKEINGNIK
- a CDS encoding ABC-F family ATP-binding cassette domain-containing protein, whose protein sequence is MLLALEDVQKDYGAQPVLTNVSLQINPGDRIGLVGRNGAGKSTLLRLLLGAEKADAGTIRIFPGVRVGNLTQDPSFPPDSTVSSVMEAAFHELDALEAELEEAAAAMHLGTPESIQHHAELLEHYARRGGFERRSRKDAVTLAFGFRGREHDATSKLSGGERTRLGLAALLVENPDVLLLDEPTNHLDIVMVEWLEAFLSRYPGAVLVISHDRAFLDAATNETAHLWRGEVKVYPAGYSAFRTLLDEELMRQQARAEQDAKKVATLAASAARMKIWGLGMSKLARRASSMETRLERLKKSAASAPPRAERTARILFHAPPSGDIILDARHLTKRLAGRTLFENVQVQIRQGERVALVGRNGAGKTTFFRVLLGLMPSDDPRGESRTGARVTVGYYDQQLRGVDESSTLYHEAREYVEKDAEAHDLLGTYMFPYLSHDKSVKVLSGGERARLALLKLAQEDHNFLVLDEPTNHLDMEMLESLEGALDDFGGTLLMVSHDRRLIEHLADRIWLLEDGQFYEYPGGWQYYREKHRPAEKEAEAKAAPVRQNPANPKGKGLWHLKREVERLEVEVAQLEAQLDEAQNALAHASPTADFAALGQQAAELEERLLTRMEHWEKAQVEVEARS
- the lptB gene encoding LPS export ABC transporter ATP-binding protein is translated as MTAAAPQVDLHFPANGQTDFEARGLSKTYGRRQVVRGVDLRVTRGEIVALFGPNGAGKTTTFYMMVGFVRPGGGRITLSGQDVTRLPMHQRARRGIGYLPQEPSAFRKMSARDNLLAILEYQNLSKAEQEKRADSLLEEFGLTHLAASQAYQLSGGERRRLELARALTTDPDFLLLDEPFTGVDPKSIREIQRLIRELRDRRGIGVFITDHNVRETIALCDRVYLMYDGEVKFEGTPAAFAQDIDARNHYLGDDFEL